In a single window of the Candidatus Eisenbacteria bacterium genome:
- a CDS encoding LysM peptidoglycan-binding domain-containing protein — protein sequence MRRDAGAARALLAAVTFAAIAGASGCGKPVLRVADASLGDYYTKEEYEKLSDEQREEYCTELANQRDLFLEQIASAEKALENHRLQTEPRRRELDSLRVAAAELESRLAEARSGAGVEGAGTRGGGTTGEAASAYTVRSGDSLWRIAARERVYGRGTRWTRLFEANRDRIRDPDRIYPGQEIQIPR from the coding sequence TTGAGGCGGGACGCCGGTGCGGCGCGCGCGCTCCTCGCGGCCGTGACGTTCGCGGCGATCGCCGGAGCGTCGGGCTGCGGCAAACCGGTGCTCCGTGTCGCGGACGCGTCACTGGGGGACTACTACACGAAGGAGGAGTACGAGAAGCTGAGCGACGAGCAGCGGGAGGAGTATTGCACCGAGCTCGCCAATCAGCGCGACCTCTTCCTCGAGCAGATCGCGAGCGCCGAGAAGGCGCTGGAGAACCACCGGCTCCAGACCGAGCCGCGCCGGCGCGAGCTGGACTCGCTCCGGGTGGCGGCGGCCGAGCTCGAGTCGCGGCTCGCGGAGGCGCGAAGCGGGGCCGGGGTCGAGGGAGCCGGAACGAGGGGCGGCGGAACCACGGGCGAAGCCGCGAGCGCGTACACGGTCCGGAGCGGGGATTCCCTCTGGCGGATCGCCGCGCGCGAGAGGGTGTACGGCCGGGGGACGCGGTGGACGCGTCTCTTCGAAGCCAATCGGGACCGGATCCGGGATCCGGACCGGATCTATCCAGGACAGGAGATCCAGATTCCACGATGA
- a CDS encoding amino acid--tRNA ligase-related protein: TMPLDEHLAHLQSDPGRVHAQLYDLAANGHELASGSIRIHRKDIQERVMEVIGMTREEAQSKFGFLLEAFEYGAPPHGGIALGLDRMVVLFQGGDSIRDAIAFPKTARATSLMDEAPGPIDEADLRELHLRVTSSKP; this comes from the coding sequence ACGATGCCCCTGGACGAGCATCTGGCTCATCTCCAGAGCGACCCCGGCCGCGTGCACGCGCAGCTCTACGATCTCGCGGCGAACGGGCACGAGCTGGCGAGCGGGAGCATCCGGATCCATCGAAAGGACATCCAGGAGCGCGTGATGGAGGTCATCGGGATGACCCGGGAGGAAGCCCAGTCGAAGTTCGGCTTCCTGCTGGAGGCGTTCGAGTACGGCGCGCCGCCGCACGGGGGGATCGCGCTGGGTCTCGACCGGATGGTCGTGCTCTTCCAGGGCGGGGACTCGATCCGAGACGCGATCGCCTTCCCCAAGACCGCCCGCGCCACGTCCCTGATGGACGAGGCCCCCGGTCCCATCGACGAGGCGGATCTCCGCGAGCTGCATCTAAGGGTGACGAGCTCGAAACCCTGA
- a CDS encoding HDIG domain-containing protein — protein MASEPFRVVEPKRREKRNGFRAWIARVLGRRTRRTALLVGFLAFICLLVPRDPDFEVITLREGFPAKRDLIAPFQFYLLKERHRLQGEQETAARAVAPVYSVDPDMKPRVEALLDSLSGPQRADQLAREKGSLGARLRDLGMTSQALRLLAAPEGDRIVVLAERIAERAYGDGMVPELESARLETEASGASLEREGMRVHVPWEKLHDVETVRELAWEEGARAFPSRPEAARVLQDFVAAVVQPNLRFEASTTARLRSEARAAVDPYEGLVRKDEKIIGSHEVATALHLRKLESLRAWSERSRGATTWRKDLLALAARLALISFLIAGFLAYLRWNHRAVYDDVNQLTLLALLTALVMGVGWIVVNQFRGYEMLIPVTVLSLSAALVFGQPLAFAATLVASLLTGVVFGLGLPFLTGSAVAGIAAIAVARGVRRRRDFYRPMIVIAAAYAFAILAMGLVDGAQGIILLRRALWGVATGFASVFVVTLLLPILEAAFSVTTDVTLLELADLNRPILRKLMLEAPGTYHHSLVVGSLAEAGAAAIGANPLLARVGAYYHDIGKIDKAEYYVENQSSARNRHEKLSPTMSTLIIEAHVREGAEIAKRERLPQAICDAIREHHGTTLMSYFYQKAIARDPGVQEADFRYPGPKPRSKETAVLMLADAVEAAARSLSDPTPSRIRGVVTRLVDARVEDGQLDECPITFEDLAKIRESFFPILTALFHARVDYPGSPASEPSRRPDRSPRHVEKARLKIDHS, from the coding sequence ATGGCGAGCGAGCCCTTCAGGGTCGTCGAGCCCAAGAGGCGCGAGAAGAGGAACGGCTTCCGCGCGTGGATCGCGCGCGTCCTGGGACGCCGCACGCGCCGGACCGCGCTGCTCGTCGGGTTCCTGGCGTTCATCTGTCTCCTGGTGCCGAGGGATCCCGACTTCGAGGTGATCACGCTGCGCGAGGGATTCCCCGCGAAGCGGGACCTGATCGCCCCCTTCCAGTTCTACCTGCTCAAGGAGCGGCACCGCCTCCAGGGCGAGCAGGAGACCGCCGCGCGGGCGGTCGCGCCGGTCTACTCGGTGGATCCGGACATGAAACCCCGCGTGGAGGCGCTCCTCGATTCGCTCTCGGGCCCCCAGCGCGCCGACCAATTGGCGCGCGAGAAGGGCTCCCTTGGCGCGAGGCTCCGCGATCTCGGCATGACCTCGCAGGCGCTCCGGCTCCTCGCGGCGCCCGAGGGGGACCGCATCGTGGTGCTCGCCGAGCGGATCGCCGAGCGCGCGTACGGCGACGGCATGGTGCCGGAGCTCGAGAGCGCGCGTCTCGAGACGGAGGCGTCCGGCGCGTCGCTCGAGCGCGAGGGGATGCGCGTTCACGTTCCCTGGGAGAAGCTCCACGACGTGGAGACGGTGCGGGAGCTCGCATGGGAGGAAGGCGCGCGCGCGTTCCCGAGCCGCCCCGAGGCGGCGCGCGTGCTTCAAGATTTCGTCGCGGCGGTGGTGCAGCCCAATCTCCGGTTCGAGGCGTCCACGACCGCGCGGCTCCGCTCGGAGGCCCGCGCGGCCGTGGATCCCTACGAGGGGCTCGTCCGGAAGGACGAGAAGATCATCGGGAGCCACGAGGTGGCGACCGCGCTCCATCTGCGGAAGCTCGAGTCGCTGCGCGCGTGGAGCGAGCGCTCGAGGGGCGCGACCACCTGGAGGAAGGACCTCCTCGCGCTCGCCGCGAGGCTCGCGCTGATCTCGTTCCTGATCGCGGGGTTCCTCGCCTATCTCCGGTGGAACCACCGGGCCGTCTACGACGACGTGAATCAGCTGACGCTCCTCGCGCTCCTCACCGCGCTCGTCATGGGCGTCGGATGGATCGTGGTGAACCAGTTCCGCGGCTACGAGATGCTGATCCCGGTGACGGTGCTCTCGCTCTCGGCCGCGCTCGTCTTCGGACAGCCGCTCGCGTTCGCCGCCACGCTCGTGGCCTCGCTCCTCACGGGGGTCGTGTTCGGGCTGGGCCTTCCGTTCCTCACCGGGAGCGCCGTGGCCGGCATCGCCGCGATCGCGGTGGCGCGCGGCGTGCGCCGTCGCCGCGACTTCTACCGGCCGATGATCGTGATCGCCGCGGCCTACGCGTTCGCGATCCTCGCGATGGGGCTGGTGGACGGGGCGCAGGGAATCATCCTGCTCCGGCGCGCGCTCTGGGGCGTGGCCACCGGATTCGCGTCCGTCTTCGTCGTGACGCTCCTCCTTCCGATCCTCGAGGCGGCGTTCTCCGTGACGACCGACGTCACGCTCCTCGAGCTCGCGGACCTGAACCGCCCGATCCTCCGGAAGCTCATGCTCGAGGCCCCGGGCACGTACCATCACAGCCTGGTCGTCGGGAGTCTCGCCGAGGCGGGCGCGGCGGCGATCGGGGCGAACCCGCTCCTCGCGCGCGTCGGCGCCTACTATCACGACATCGGGAAGATCGACAAGGCGGAGTACTACGTCGAGAACCAGTCGAGCGCGCGGAACCGCCACGAGAAGCTCTCCCCGACCATGAGCACGCTCATCATCGAGGCCCACGTGCGCGAGGGGGCCGAGATCGCGAAGAGAGAGCGGCTGCCGCAGGCGATTTGCGACGCGATCCGCGAGCACCACGGCACGACGCTGATGAGTTATTTCTATCAGAAGGCGATCGCGCGGGACCCCGGCGTGCAGGAGGCCGACTTCCGCTATCCGGGCCCGAAGCCCCGATCCAAGGAGACCGCCGTCCTGATGCTCGCCGACGCGGTGGAGGCGGCGGCGCGATCGCTCAGCGATCCGACGCCGAGCCGCATCCGGGGCGTCGTGACGCGGCTCGTGGACGCTCGCGTGGAGGACGGCCAGCTCGATGAATGCCCGATCACGTTCGAGGACCTCGCGAAGATCCGGGAGAGCTTCTTCCCGATCCTCACCGCGCTCTTCCACGCGCGCGTCGACTACCCCGGCTCGCCCGCCTCGGAGCCGTCGCGCCGTCCCGATCGAAGTCCACGTCACGTCGAGAAGGCCCGGCTTAAGATCGACCACTCTTAG
- a CDS encoding DUF502 domain-containing protein: MWKRLRNYFLTGLLVLAPVFLTGYIVWKLFLFVDLMLGTTFRGGYIRPGGIPGLGFVTVVLIITVTGALANNFLGRSLGGLVEGLVLRVPFLRVIYLLLKEVGEALLSERKGGAFQRVVLVPYPGPGIYSIGLVTSAPPRSMSEVTGETLEGVFIPTPPNPWTGPLVYYKKSDLIPTQLRVDQAIKMVVSGGVVVPADSIVTSSAGGA; the protein is encoded by the coding sequence GTGTGGAAACGCCTCCGCAATTACTTCCTGACCGGGCTCCTCGTCCTCGCTCCCGTCTTTCTCACGGGCTACATCGTCTGGAAGCTCTTTCTCTTCGTGGACCTGATGCTGGGTACCACCTTCCGCGGCGGCTACATCCGCCCGGGCGGGATTCCGGGGCTCGGCTTCGTCACGGTCGTGCTGATCATCACCGTCACCGGAGCCCTGGCGAACAACTTCCTGGGCCGCTCCCTCGGCGGGCTGGTCGAGGGGCTCGTGCTGCGGGTGCCGTTCCTCCGCGTGATCTACCTCCTCCTCAAGGAAGTCGGCGAGGCGCTCCTGAGCGAGCGGAAGGGAGGCGCCTTCCAGAGGGTGGTGCTCGTCCCCTACCCGGGTCCCGGCATCTACTCGATCGGTCTCGTCACGTCCGCGCCGCCGCGCTCGATGAGCGAGGTCACGGGCGAGACGCTCGAGGGCGTGTTCATCCCCACGCCGCCCAATCCGTGGACGGGGCCGCTCGTCTACTACAAGAAGAGCGACCTCATTCCCACGCAGCTCCGTGTGGACCAGGCGATCAAGATGGTGGTCTCCGGGGGCGTGGTCGTTCCGGCCGATTCCATCGTGACGTCCAGCGCCGGGGGAGCGTGA
- the ybeY gene encoding rRNA maturation RNase YbeY — translation MGRPRSGLSVVLVSDEEIRVLNRDYREVDRPTDVLSFFLADPEALADPERAVFLGEIYISLETASAQARSARRALAREVAHLAVHGLLHLLGHDHPTRAERRRMAALESRLLRSLAPEVAALGALKV, via the coding sequence CTGGGCCGGCCGCGCTCGGGCCTCTCCGTCGTGCTCGTGTCGGACGAGGAGATCCGGGTCCTGAACCGGGACTACCGCGAGGTGGACCGGCCCACGGACGTGCTCTCGTTCTTCCTCGCGGACCCGGAAGCCCTCGCCGACCCGGAACGCGCGGTCTTCCTCGGCGAGATCTACATCTCGCTCGAGACCGCGAGCGCCCAGGCGCGGAGCGCGCGACGGGCGCTCGCGCGCGAGGTGGCGCACCTCGCGGTCCACGGCCTGCTCCATCTCCTGGGCCACGATCATCCCACGCGAGCCGAGCGGCGGCGCATGGCCGCCCTCGAGTCACGACTGCTTCGCTCGCTGGCGCCCGAGGTGGCGGCGCTCGGCGCACTCAAGGTATGA
- a CDS encoding PhoH family protein, protein MTNANGETTRSVAIEGVDPLSLFGKNDANLRLVERSYPVQLTYRDGKISVRGEAGPVDEVSAILSSLADLVRRGAVLEEHDVHNFIGLNGHDDRDASLQLYERPVLFSFDKRTIRVKTLGQARYVSALQKHDIVFAIGPAGTGKTYLAVAAAVHALKSRQVERILLVRPAVEAGENLGFLPGDMKEKVDPYLRPLYDSLNDLLSYEKIRRFLDLGVIEVAPLAYMRGRTLNNAFVILDEAQNTTVGQMKMFLTRLGYGSKAVITGDVTQIDLGTQHASGLVEIQNILKGVPDLSFVYLNERDVVRHHLVREIIRAFDEHEKANPTSEGSRPATGR, encoded by the coding sequence ATGACGAACGCGAACGGAGAGACGACGCGCAGCGTCGCGATCGAAGGCGTCGACCCCCTCTCCCTCTTTGGAAAGAACGACGCGAACCTCCGGCTCGTCGAGCGGAGCTATCCGGTCCAGCTCACCTACCGGGACGGCAAGATCTCCGTCCGGGGCGAGGCGGGACCCGTGGACGAGGTGAGCGCGATCCTGAGCTCGCTCGCCGATCTCGTCCGGCGCGGCGCCGTGCTCGAGGAGCACGACGTCCACAACTTCATCGGCCTGAACGGGCACGACGACCGAGACGCCTCCTTGCAGCTCTACGAGCGGCCGGTCCTCTTCTCGTTCGACAAGCGCACGATCCGGGTCAAGACGCTGGGGCAGGCGCGGTACGTCAGCGCGCTCCAGAAGCACGACATCGTGTTCGCGATCGGCCCGGCGGGAACGGGGAAGACCTACCTCGCGGTGGCCGCGGCGGTGCACGCCCTCAAGTCGCGGCAGGTGGAACGAATCCTTCTCGTGCGCCCCGCGGTGGAGGCCGGGGAGAACCTGGGCTTCCTTCCCGGAGACATGAAGGAGAAGGTCGATCCCTACCTGCGCCCGCTCTACGACTCGCTGAACGATCTCCTCTCCTACGAGAAGATCCGCCGGTTCCTCGATCTCGGCGTGATCGAGGTGGCGCCGCTCGCGTACATGCGCGGGCGCACGCTCAACAACGCGTTCGTGATCCTGGACGAGGCGCAGAACACGACGGTCGGGCAGATGAAGATGTTCCTGACGAGGCTCGGCTACGGTTCCAAGGCCGTGATCACGGGCGACGTCACCCAGATCGACCTGGGCACGCAGCACGCGTCCGGCCTCGTCGAGATCCAGAACATCCTGAAGGGCGTGCCGGATCTCTCGTTCGTGTACCTGAACGAGCGGGACGTGGTCCGGCACCATCTGGTGCGCGAGATCATCCGCGCCTTCGACGAGCACGAGAAGGCGAACCCCACGAGCGAAGGATCCCGCCCCGCCACGGGGCGCTGA
- the recO gene encoding DNA repair protein RecO, with amino-acid sequence MTVAIVQTDALVLRSYRLGETSLIVHLFTSEHGLLRCVAKGARGPKSRFGASLEPGVRVNAVVYRKLTRDLQLLSKADIVRYWPALWEDPDRFAKAGAVLEFLERAAYGEAGDADLLELASDALAAMSHAPAPALEAILRGFEVQACMRLGYAPELSSCLECRQPLDRGGLFHPVRGGLLCGSPCGGEAGSFRISERARRTLIALGERAPASVASWIMERYPGPEVSRAIERFLSAHLERFEGLRAVRVGERLARYAEGA; translated from the coding sequence GTGACCGTGGCGATCGTCCAGACCGACGCGCTCGTGCTCCGTTCCTACCGGCTGGGGGAGACGAGCCTCATCGTCCACCTCTTCACGAGCGAGCACGGCCTCCTGCGCTGCGTGGCGAAGGGGGCGCGGGGTCCGAAGAGCCGGTTCGGGGCGTCGCTCGAGCCCGGGGTGCGCGTGAACGCGGTCGTGTACCGGAAGCTCACGCGCGATCTCCAGCTCCTCTCCAAGGCGGACATCGTGCGCTACTGGCCGGCGCTCTGGGAGGATCCCGACCGGTTCGCGAAGGCGGGCGCGGTGCTCGAATTCCTCGAGCGCGCGGCGTACGGCGAGGCGGGAGACGCGGACCTCCTCGAGCTCGCGTCGGACGCGCTCGCGGCCATGAGCCATGCGCCCGCGCCCGCGCTCGAGGCGATCCTCCGCGGCTTCGAGGTCCAGGCGTGCATGCGGCTCGGCTACGCCCCGGAGCTCTCCTCGTGCCTCGAGTGCCGGCAGCCCCTCGATCGAGGAGGACTCTTCCATCCCGTCCGGGGCGGGCTCCTCTGCGGCAGTCCGTGCGGCGGCGAGGCGGGGTCGTTCCGGATCTCCGAGCGGGCGCGCCGCACGCTGATCGCCCTGGGCGAGCGGGCGCCGGCCTCGGTGGCCTCGTGGATCATGGAGCGCTATCCCGGGCCCGAGGTGTCGCGCGCGATCGAGCGCTTCCTCTCGGCCCATCTCGAGCGGTTCGAGGGGCTCCGCGCGGTGCGCGTGGGCGAGCGCCTCGCGCGCTACGCCGAGGGCGCGTGA